In Candidatus Saccharibacteria bacterium oral taxon 488, a single window of DNA contains:
- a CDS encoding ATP-binding protein, giving the protein MKPLQLSSPHIIAMVGVPGAGKSQFAAEFSEMFHAPHLDSGILAALSDDEAAVNYASGTLLKELMKTHQTIVFEGATEKRAWRVELAKTARAAGYKILFVWVQTDLATAKMRWLKANDNDEAAFDTKIKQFSSPHPSEPCVVISGRHTYNTQARTLLKRLADVRPNTTAAPTQPQAAQADTSKRRPQRPVFSRIRVS; this is encoded by the coding sequence ATGAAACCTTTGCAACTTTCTTCTCCTCACATCATTGCCATGGTGGGCGTGCCGGGGGCGGGCAAGTCGCAATTTGCGGCTGAGTTTTCTGAGATGTTTCATGCGCCGCATTTGGACTCTGGTATCTTAGCGGCATTATCCGATGATGAGGCGGCTGTTAATTATGCGAGCGGCACCCTGCTCAAAGAATTGATGAAGACCCATCAAACCATCGTGTTTGAAGGGGCAACGGAGAAGCGAGCCTGGCGGGTTGAGCTCGCCAAGACAGCCCGTGCTGCTGGTTATAAGATTCTCTTTGTCTGGGTACAAACCGACCTCGCTACCGCCAAAATGCGCTGGCTCAAGGCCAACGATAACGACGAGGCGGCATTTGATACTAAGATCAAACAATTCTCATCGCCGCACCCCAGCGAGCCATGCGTCGTCATCAGTGGTCGTCACACCTATAACACCCAAGCGCGCACCTTGCTCAAGCGCCTGGCTGACGTGCGCCCGAATACTACAGCCGCTCCAACCCAACCACAGGCCGCCCAGGCTGATACCTCCAAGCGCCGTCCGCAACGTCCAGTGTTCAGTCGTATTCGCGTTAGCTAG
- a CDS encoding DUF11 domain-containing protein has product MKLSTKLKIVALSLVAAFGAGLVYYANAETIDNTRDCDKYAVVYCGTMSVQEMRERYFNKGVSTIYGAFGISYEMLSGNYANGAVYRNGEVRLDNGTVVATNARTAIRNISGGTPISGTNAKVVPASRMGSAQQAFIRLDEQGRFKFAIMTPCGNPVVATNVVVPPKPKPQPVATCKALDQPVINRQTNTVALKAHATVENGATVKSYTFSITDASGKEVFSRSNTTSALTSETSATIKEAGTYTARVTVTTSLGDRTSNDCVKQFTIQPETPKANPGIKIEKKVDGLKHKTVQVGNEFPYQVTVTNTGNVDLKNAVVTDNAPQGVTFLKASEGTIQNNTWKATIAELKQGASKTFTITATIKEQVTGKVVNTACVDTPEIPGDKDGCDNATVDVPEKVEACNVQTGVIEKVEKGKENTPPYTTDLSKCEKIKVCDVTTKTIREVTKKEAEDTKRFVGIDSEECSPKPTTPTPPTPTALPRTGMTDMVLGGLGLGALVTSALAYVASRRQL; this is encoded by the coding sequence ATGAAATTAAGTACAAAGCTTAAGATCGTGGCGCTGTCGCTGGTCGCTGCTTTCGGAGCAGGACTGGTCTACTACGCCAACGCAGAAACAATTGACAATACCCGCGACTGTGACAAGTACGCCGTGGTGTATTGTGGTACCATGTCGGTACAAGAGATGCGCGAACGATATTTCAACAAAGGCGTATCAACAATTTATGGCGCGTTCGGTATTTCCTACGAGATGCTGAGCGGCAACTACGCTAATGGCGCAGTCTACCGTAACGGCGAGGTTCGCCTCGACAACGGCACCGTTGTCGCCACCAACGCTCGGACAGCCATCCGCAACATCAGCGGCGGCACACCGATCTCAGGCACCAACGCCAAGGTCGTCCCAGCCAGCCGCATGGGTAGCGCACAGCAGGCATTTATCCGACTTGATGAGCAGGGCCGCTTTAAGTTCGCCATCATGACACCGTGCGGTAACCCGGTTGTCGCCACCAACGTTGTTGTGCCACCAAAACCGAAACCACAGCCAGTGGCTACTTGTAAAGCACTTGACCAGCCAGTCATTAATCGTCAGACTAACACGGTCGCCCTGAAGGCTCACGCAACAGTCGAGAATGGCGCAACTGTCAAGTCATACACCTTTAGCATCACCGATGCTTCAGGCAAGGAAGTCTTCTCACGCAGCAACACTACTTCAGCGCTGACCAGCGAGACCAGCGCTACCATCAAGGAAGCGGGCACTTACACCGCTCGCGTCACAGTTACAACCAGCCTTGGTGATCGCACCAGCAACGACTGTGTCAAGCAGTTCACCATCCAGCCAGAAACGCCAAAGGCTAACCCTGGCATCAAAATCGAGAAAAAGGTTGATGGCCTCAAGCACAAGACCGTCCAAGTCGGCAACGAATTCCCATACCAGGTAACCGTCACTAACACCGGTAACGTTGACCTAAAGAACGCTGTTGTCACCGACAATGCGCCACAAGGTGTTACCTTCCTGAAAGCATCTGAGGGCACCATCCAGAACAATACCTGGAAAGCAACAATTGCTGAACTCAAGCAGGGTGCATCAAAGACCTTTACTATCACGGCAACCATCAAAGAACAAGTTACTGGCAAGGTCGTCAACACCGCCTGCGTTGATACCCCAGAGATTCCTGGCGACAAAGACGGCTGTGACAATGCCACGGTTGATGTACCAGAAAAAGTCGAGGCCTGCAACGTTCAAACTGGCGTCATCGAGAAAGTCGAGAAGGGCAAAGAGAACACACCACCATACACCACTGATCTGAGCAAGTGTGAAAAGATCAAGGTCTGTGACGTCACTACCAAGACCATCCGCGAAGTTACCAAGAAAGAAGCTGAAGACACTAAGCGGTTCGTCGGTATCGACAGCGAAGAGTGTAGTCCAAAGCCAACCACCCCAACCCCACCAACACCAACCGCACTACCACGAACTGGTATGACTGACATGGTACTCGGCGGCCTGGGTCTCGGTGCACTGGTTACCTCAGCCCTAGCATACGTCGCCAGCCGACGCCAACTGTAA
- a CDS encoding glycosyltransferase family 4 protein, producing MRILMLGWELPPHNCGGLGVACYQMSKALAAHGIAIDFVVPYTAEHPNITHMNIHAASPLPPGYHDLGAYDHGVTPDTEDSDEHGLEPMRRLQRRYGKFVRRLAQSRPPDAIHAHDWLTMEAGVIAKEVSGAPLIVHVHATEFDRSGEHSGNPLVHEIEQQGLMMADRIIAVSRITKDMIVKNYHIPPDKIEVVYNAIDLADLPPHEYDVATYKYLEDLKTDGYTIVGALTRLTVQKGLTYFVRAVARALERYDKIAFLLSGDGEQRDELVALAARLGVSDRVIFTGFVRGKQWRDAYYLIDIFIMSSVSEPFGLTALEAAHHDTALLISKQSGVGEVLHNIMRFDYWDVDKLADEIVNIARSPGLQSALKRNVKDEYARLSWRDAAERCVALYQASAERRWA from the coding sequence ATGAGAATTTTGATGCTAGGGTGGGAGCTTCCTCCGCACAATTGTGGCGGCCTCGGTGTGGCGTGTTACCAGATGTCAAAGGCGCTGGCAGCGCATGGTATTGCTATTGATTTTGTTGTGCCCTACACGGCCGAGCATCCGAATATTACCCATATGAACATTCATGCGGCCTCGCCGCTGCCGCCGGGCTATCATGATCTTGGGGCGTACGATCATGGTGTCACGCCAGATACTGAGGATAGCGATGAGCACGGGCTTGAACCGATGCGTCGGCTGCAGCGTCGCTATGGTAAGTTCGTCAGGCGGCTCGCTCAGTCACGTCCACCAGATGCCATTCATGCTCACGACTGGCTGACGATGGAGGCTGGCGTGATCGCCAAGGAGGTGTCGGGCGCGCCACTGATCGTTCATGTGCACGCCACTGAGTTTGATCGTTCGGGCGAACATTCGGGTAATCCCTTGGTGCATGAGATTGAGCAGCAGGGGCTGATGATGGCTGATCGAATTATCGCGGTTAGCCGTATTACCAAGGATATGATTGTCAAGAATTATCACATTCCACCGGATAAAATTGAGGTAGTATATAATGCGATTGACCTGGCTGATCTACCGCCACATGAGTACGACGTAGCGACATATAAATACCTCGAGGATCTCAAGACTGATGGCTATACCATCGTTGGTGCGTTGACGCGGCTGACGGTACAGAAAGGGCTGACCTACTTTGTGCGGGCGGTAGCCAGAGCGCTAGAGCGCTACGACAAGATCGCATTTTTGCTATCGGGCGATGGCGAGCAGCGGGATGAATTGGTGGCCTTAGCCGCGCGGCTGGGTGTGAGCGACCGAGTAATTTTTACCGGCTTTGTTCGTGGCAAGCAGTGGCGCGATGCCTATTACCTGATCGATATATTTATCATGAGTTCGGTGTCAGAACCGTTTGGGCTGACGGCGCTAGAGGCAGCGCATCACGATACGGCGCTACTCATCAGTAAGCAATCGGGTGTTGGCGAGGTGCTCCATAACATCATGCGGTTTGACTATTGGGATGTTGATAAGCTGGCAGATGAGATCGTCAATATTGCGCGCTCGCCAGGCTTGCAATCGGCGTTAAAGCGTAATGTCAAGGATGAATACGCTCGGCTGTCGTGGCGGGATGCTGCGGAGCGGTGCGTCGCGCTATATCAAGCGTCGGCCGAAAGGAGGTGGGCATGA
- a CDS encoding alpha-amylase, producing the protein MGMSRGITLYLHVHQPWRVRRYSIFDVAARHDYFETNDPAQNNELIFYKVAEKSYLRMNALLEELLRRHHDFKLSLSISGVFLEQAERFNPVVIESFKRLVATGKVELVSSPYYHSLAFFYSRPEFEEQIRRHQQKLRQLFGVETRVLANTELAYNNDLAKWAEVAGFSGVLAEGWDEVLDWRSPNYVYRPVGTDKIGLLLKNYRLSDDIAFRFSNRSWAGWPLTAEKYRTWLMEATAEAPLVNLFMDYETFGEHQWSDSGIFSFFDQFVSSWLEASGNTFYTVSEALAAHQPVGEISMPETVTWADSERDLTAWNGNDLQKEALRYLYELEADVLRSGDEQLIADWRRLQSSDHFYYMCTKWFTDGDVHAYFSPYDSPYEAFLYYVNAIRDVRWRLSAHRYERF; encoded by the coding sequence GTGGGCATGAGTCGAGGCATCACCCTCTATCTCCACGTACATCAGCCATGGCGGGTGCGACGATACAGTATTTTTGACGTGGCGGCGCGGCATGATTATTTCGAGACGAATGATCCAGCCCAAAACAACGAGCTGATTTTTTACAAAGTCGCCGAGAAGTCGTATCTACGGATGAATGCCCTGTTGGAGGAACTACTCAGGCGGCATCATGATTTCAAGTTGTCGCTAAGCATCAGCGGTGTGTTCCTCGAGCAAGCGGAGCGCTTTAATCCAGTGGTGATTGAGAGCTTTAAGCGGCTGGTCGCCACCGGCAAGGTTGAATTGGTATCAAGCCCGTATTACCACAGCCTGGCGTTCTTTTATTCGCGGCCAGAGTTTGAGGAACAAATTCGTCGCCATCAGCAGAAGCTACGTCAGCTGTTTGGCGTCGAGACTAGGGTGCTCGCGAATACTGAGCTGGCGTATAACAACGACCTTGCTAAGTGGGCGGAGGTGGCTGGCTTTAGCGGTGTGTTGGCCGAAGGTTGGGACGAGGTGCTGGATTGGCGCAGTCCGAATTATGTGTATCGGCCGGTTGGCACGGACAAGATTGGGCTGCTGCTCAAGAATTATCGCCTGAGCGACGATATTGCCTTTCGGTTTAGCAATCGGTCGTGGGCGGGCTGGCCACTGACAGCGGAAAAATATCGGACGTGGCTGATGGAGGCGACGGCCGAGGCACCGCTGGTTAATTTGTTCATGGATTATGAAACCTTTGGCGAGCATCAGTGGTCGGATAGCGGTATTTTTAGCTTTTTTGATCAGTTTGTTAGCTCGTGGCTCGAGGCTAGTGGTAATACGTTCTATACGGTGTCAGAAGCGTTGGCGGCGCATCAGCCGGTTGGCGAGATTAGTATGCCAGAGACGGTGACCTGGGCGGATAGTGAGCGCGATTTAACGGCGTGGAACGGCAACGATTTACAGAAAGAGGCGCTGCGGTATCTGTACGAGCTGGAGGCTGATGTACTGAGGAGTGGTGACGAGCAGCTGATCGCTGACTGGCGGCGACTGCAGTCGTCTGATCATTTCTACTATATGTGTACCAAGTGGTTTACTGACGGCGACGTCCACGCCTATTTCAGTCCGTATGATTCGCCGTACGAGGCCTTCCTCTATTATGTTAACGCAATTCGCGATGTGCGCTGGCGGCTGAGCGCGCATCGGTACGAGAGGTTTTGA
- the rpmG gene encoding 50S ribosomal protein L33, with amino-acid sequence MAKKNTKRKLIGLVSNLSGHRTYYTTVNTQNRTTKGQGKLTLRKYDPVARQHATYTETKKNLGRNEVKPRKG; translated from the coding sequence ATGGCAAAGAAGAATACGAAGCGAAAGTTGATTGGTTTGGTCAGTAATTTGAGCGGTCACCGCACGTACTACACCACGGTCAATACCCAAAACCGTACCACTAAAGGGCAGGGCAAGTTGACGCTCCGAAAATACGACCCAGTGGCCCGCCAGCACGCAACCTACACTGAGACCAAGAAAAACCTTGGTCGCAACGAGGTCAAGCCGCGTAAAGGCTAA
- a CDS encoding NUDIX domain-containing protein codes for MDKQSSAAYMQHVRDLTANYPRFEDGRVNYTDERVCFVLNCVVVSDDQILLTKRSSEVIAYPGLVNGISGFIDNPDLSIEDIAYGELAEEIGISKQHIIHMKLSRPFVQIDQQLDRKWHVVAVLVELVSTVMPRLNWENKSAAWFNLKEIPKMKLMPGFAETVEAALAMRYL; via the coding sequence ATGGATAAGCAATCGTCCGCCGCCTACATGCAACACGTTCGCGACCTTACGGCTAATTATCCACGCTTCGAAGATGGACGAGTTAACTATACTGATGAACGTGTGTGTTTTGTGTTAAACTGTGTTGTTGTCTCAGACGATCAAATCTTACTGACCAAACGTAGCAGTGAAGTTATCGCCTATCCGGGGCTGGTTAATGGCATATCCGGTTTTATCGACAATCCCGACCTCAGTATCGAAGACATCGCGTATGGTGAACTAGCCGAAGAGATCGGCATTTCAAAGCAACATATTATCCATATGAAGCTCAGCCGGCCATTTGTACAGATTGACCAGCAACTAGATCGTAAGTGGCATGTTGTTGCCGTCCTCGTTGAACTAGTAAGTACCGTTATGCCGCGACTTAATTGGGAAAATAAATCTGCCGCCTGGTTTAATCTCAAAGAAATTCCCAAGATGAAGCTAATGCCAGGTTTCGCCGAAACAGTGGAAGCAGCGTTAGCAATGCGCTACTTATAG
- a CDS encoding tetratricopeptide repeat protein, protein MHMSGLLVILLVMVWAVWYQPSVGEAQNLPVKLSEKLDKLWAIAQESLRENKYLRAEKALLTILRVDEKNATAYNRLGILYAKQRAYKDAIECFEIAQSLEPSASSLHNVGLIYYETQDYVKAALAFEQALDMEASHAARHIAYAKVQEKLGNTKKMLAALEKAAELEPTPHTLNTLAQAYDSAKQPELAAKLRERATAMLTPDKSAAVPRRSPHPAHPQQARQPRQQSRKVIM, encoded by the coding sequence ATGCATATGTCTGGATTATTAGTTATCCTGCTGGTTATGGTGTGGGCAGTTTGGTATCAGCCGTCAGTCGGCGAAGCACAAAACTTACCAGTTAAATTGTCAGAGAAACTTGACAAGCTCTGGGCTATCGCTCAAGAGTCGCTGCGTGAAAACAAATATCTGCGTGCCGAGAAAGCACTCCTAACCATCCTGCGCGTCGATGAAAAGAACGCCACGGCCTACAATCGCCTGGGGATTTTGTATGCCAAGCAGCGTGCCTACAAGGACGCCATCGAGTGCTTTGAAATCGCCCAGAGCCTCGAGCCGAGCGCCTCGAGCCTGCACAATGTCGGCCTCATTTACTACGAGACTCAAGATTATGTCAAGGCGGCGCTGGCGTTTGAGCAGGCGCTTGATATGGAGGCCAGTCATGCCGCCCGGCACATCGCTTACGCCAAGGTCCAGGAGAAATTAGGTAATACGAAGAAGATGCTGGCGGCGCTAGAAAAGGCCGCCGAGCTTGAACCGACGCCGCACACATTGAATACGCTTGCCCAAGCCTACGACAGCGCCAAGCAGCCCGAACTGGCCGCCAAGCTTCGCGAGCGCGCCACGGCCATGCTCACGCCCGACAAGTCAGCCGCCGTCCCGCGCCGTTCGCCACACCCAGCTCATCCTCAGCAGGCACGCCAGCCGCGGCAACAATCACGAAAAGTGATCATGTAG
- a CDS encoding RluA family pseudouridine synthase, producing the protein MKISPRTVLKIARLYQLADDSTPVKALRHLKVQTDESHIVAEFILNKQHFAVLYGSIVDEESIDELWPDKPANAEILPNPLDPSCIETPFQGKFVIMLHIMPTKQRLDIHLSTAFDPSISRSLWQKYIKAGHVSVNQRVVTAPKFEVDETDEIAVKLPEQEQTSAELPVLYEDDDVMVVNKPSGLLTHAKGGLSTEPTVAEIIRPKTSFASDTDRPGIVHRLDRDTSGVLIIAKTDDAATHLQRQFAQRTAKKTYLAVTDGVPKLAAAKIDLPIGRNPSAPSTFRIDPNGKPAQTTYRVLMATDNQALIELKPTTGRTHQLRVHMAHLATPILGDRVYGKPNARRLMLHAHKLEITLPSGERKTFEAAVPEEFQQLFPRVAATPNEPGEATHD; encoded by the coding sequence GTGAAAATTTCGCCGCGCACCGTCCTCAAGATCGCCAGATTATACCAACTGGCGGACGACAGCACGCCCGTCAAAGCCTTGCGCCATCTGAAGGTCCAGACAGATGAATCGCACATCGTGGCGGAATTTATCCTGAACAAGCAGCACTTCGCCGTGCTCTACGGCTCGATCGTCGATGAAGAATCAATTGACGAATTGTGGCCTGACAAGCCAGCTAACGCTGAGATTTTGCCAAACCCGCTTGACCCAAGCTGCATCGAAACGCCATTTCAAGGCAAGTTCGTCATCATGCTCCACATCATGCCGACCAAGCAGCGCCTGGACATCCACTTGTCCACGGCATTTGACCCGTCAATTTCGCGCAGTCTCTGGCAAAAATACATCAAAGCCGGGCATGTTTCGGTCAATCAGCGAGTGGTGACGGCGCCGAAGTTTGAGGTTGACGAGACTGATGAAATTGCCGTCAAGCTGCCAGAGCAGGAGCAGACCAGTGCAGAGCTGCCAGTGTTGTACGAAGATGATGACGTGATGGTGGTGAACAAACCCAGTGGTCTCCTGACACACGCCAAAGGTGGACTGTCGACCGAGCCGACGGTAGCGGAGATTATTCGTCCTAAAACCTCATTCGCCTCGGACACCGACCGGCCGGGCATCGTCCATCGGCTCGACCGCGACACTTCGGGCGTACTGATCATCGCTAAAACCGATGACGCCGCGACCCACTTACAACGGCAATTTGCCCAGCGTACCGCCAAAAAAACCTACCTAGCAGTGACCGACGGCGTGCCGAAACTAGCCGCCGCGAAGATTGACCTGCCGATTGGCCGCAACCCGTCCGCGCCCAGCACCTTCCGCATCGACCCGAACGGCAAGCCCGCCCAAACGACCTACCGCGTACTGATGGCGACTGACAACCAGGCGCTAATTGAACTTAAGCCCACCACCGGCCGCACCCACCAGCTGCGCGTTCATATGGCGCACCTAGCCACACCAATTCTCGGCGACCGTGTCTACGGCAAGCCAAACGCCAGACGTCTGATGCTTCACGCCCACAAATTAGAAATCACGTTGCCATCGGGCGAACGAAAAACCTTTGAGGCGGCCGTTCCGGAGGAGTTTCAACAATTATTCCCGAGAGTTGCCGCAACCCCGAACGAGCCCGGCGAGGCCACTCATGACTAA
- the trpS gene encoding tryptophan--tRNA ligase, which translates to MNTMKPSKPVILTGVRANNDIHIGNYFGAILPIVDMAKRRSADYDINLFIPDLHSFTTPIDHSKLYDSILSNARIYTAAGLPLDNEAIHLYRQSRVSAHSELAWILDCFTGFGEMSRMTQFKDKSDKLHGDQISVGLFNYPVLMAADILLYGATYVPVGDDQTQHLEFTRDIAERMNRKFGDLFVVPKPVAEQHQFFGNDQGLRIKDLMNPTKKMSKSDDSGKGVIFLGDEPEAAHKKIMSATTDSRGTVQYDRDNQPGISNLLEILTLVRQDAGRDVSLEQTISEYAGMERYGDFKRIVADEVAEFLANFQARLAAVDERAIEDKLESSERDMNIVANATLHRVQTAVGLRR; encoded by the coding sequence ATGAATACAATGAAACCATCCAAACCCGTCATCCTCACTGGCGTACGCGCCAACAACGATATTCACATTGGCAATTATTTTGGCGCTATCTTGCCGATTGTTGATATGGCGAAGCGCCGCTCGGCCGATTATGATATCAATCTGTTCATCCCGGATCTGCACAGCTTCACCACGCCGATTGACCACAGCAAGTTGTACGACAGCATCCTCAGCAACGCCCGGATTTACACGGCCGCAGGGTTGCCGCTAGATAACGAGGCGATTCATTTGTACCGCCAAAGCCGCGTCTCAGCCCACAGCGAGCTGGCGTGGATTTTGGACTGCTTCACCGGGTTTGGCGAAATGAGCCGAATGACGCAGTTTAAGGATAAGTCTGACAAGCTTCACGGCGACCAGATTTCCGTCGGCCTCTTCAACTACCCAGTCCTGATGGCCGCCGACATCTTGCTCTACGGCGCCACTTACGTGCCAGTCGGCGACGACCAGACGCAGCACCTGGAATTCACCCGCGACATCGCCGAGCGCATGAACCGCAAATTTGGCGATCTGTTTGTCGTGCCCAAACCAGTCGCCGAGCAGCACCAATTCTTCGGCAACGACCAAGGTCTGAGGATTAAAGATCTGATGAACCCGACCAAAAAAATGAGCAAATCCGACGACAGCGGCAAGGGTGTCATCTTCCTCGGCGACGAGCCAGAGGCAGCGCACAAAAAAATCATGAGCGCCACCACCGACTCACGGGGCACAGTGCAGTACGACCGCGACAACCAACCGGGAATTTCCAATCTGCTGGAGATTTTGACGCTGGTGCGCCAGGACGCTGGACGAGACGTCAGCTTGGAACAGACCATTAGCGAATACGCGGGCATGGAACGCTACGGCGATTTCAAGCGAATCGTGGCTGATGAAGTCGCGGAATTCTTGGCGAATTTCCAGGCGCGTCTGGCGGCAGTTGACGAGCGGGCAATTGAGGACAAACTAGAGTCCAGCGAGCGCGACATGAACATCGTCGCTAATGCAACCCTGCACCGCGTCCAAACGGCTGTGGGGCTACGGAGATAG
- a CDS encoding alpha/beta hydrolase, whose translation MFDRLIHRWLRVPYTLNVHYFCRPDNPKSTILLIHGLGTSWRTWKPLEQYLPKDTQVIAIDMLGFGNSPKPDWKSYNAHDQATSIAATLRHESITHLDIVIGHSMGSLAAVELAKKYPKLAQSLILCSPPIYHPKIDEKIHHPEKILRALYSLINKHPRSSKRLLQFADRHNIWPDAGFKADKITAKSFLTALNTAIINQTTMTDISQLKLPITILSGKLDPLIVERNLKKLAKEHKNIAHRSMTMQGHEITDTYAERLSGLIRQHFAGEYPSKSTSRTKRLRK comes from the coding sequence ATGTTCGACCGACTCATCCACCGCTGGCTGCGCGTCCCGTACACCCTGAATGTGCATTATTTTTGTCGCCCAGATAACCCAAAATCTACTATTCTACTTATCCATGGGCTGGGCACCTCTTGGCGCACCTGGAAGCCACTGGAGCAATATCTGCCTAAAGATACGCAAGTTATCGCCATCGACATGCTAGGATTTGGCAATTCACCAAAACCCGACTGGAAATCATACAACGCCCACGACCAGGCCACCAGCATCGCCGCTACGCTACGTCACGAATCAATCACTCATCTTGACATCGTCATTGGCCACTCTATGGGTTCGTTGGCAGCTGTAGAACTCGCTAAAAAATATCCAAAATTAGCTCAGTCGCTAATCCTATGCAGCCCACCAATATATCACCCTAAGATTGATGAGAAAATCCATCATCCAGAAAAAATATTACGGGCCCTATATAGCCTTATCAACAAGCATCCGAGGAGCTCAAAGCGCCTGTTGCAGTTCGCTGACCGACATAATATATGGCCCGACGCGGGATTTAAGGCTGATAAAATTACTGCTAAATCCTTCCTGACCGCTCTAAATACTGCAATAATCAATCAAACCACGATGACTGATATATCACAATTGAAACTGCCAATCACTATTCTGTCGGGCAAACTCGACCCACTGATCGTCGAACGGAATTTGAAGAAACTAGCCAAAGAGCATAAGAATATCGCCCATCGCTCGATGACCATGCAAGGGCACGAAATAACGGATACATACGCTGAGCGCTTGTCCGGACTAATCAGGCAGCACTTTGCGGGCGAGTATCCGTCAAAATCTACAAGTCGCACAAAAAGATTAAGAAAATGA
- the rpsI gene encoding 30S ribosomal protein S9, translating to MATDTYFYGLGRRKSASASVRLLPGKGTITINGKAAAEYLDGNKTLLAEVTDPLAIVSKQKEYDVTILVKGGGLAGQVDAIKLGIAKALTAAHADLRPVLKKAELLKRDPREKERKKYGLRSARKREQFSKR from the coding sequence ATGGCTACTGATACCTATTTCTACGGCTTGGGACGACGCAAAAGCGCTTCAGCAAGTGTTCGCTTGCTTCCTGGCAAGGGTACCATCACCATCAACGGCAAAGCAGCCGCTGAGTACTTGGATGGCAATAAAACCTTGCTCGCAGAAGTAACCGACCCACTAGCTATCGTCAGCAAGCAAAAGGAATACGACGTTACCATCTTGGTTAAAGGTGGCGGTCTCGCTGGTCAAGTTGACGCCATCAAGCTTGGCATCGCTAAAGCATTGACGGCTGCTCACGCTGATCTGCGCCCAGTCTTGAAGAAGGCTGAGCTGCTCAAGCGCGACCCACGCGAGAAAGAGCGCAAGAAATACGGTCTGCGTTCCGCCCGCAAGCGCGAACAATTCTCCAAGCGTTAA